The Candidatus Nitrosymbiomonas proteolyticus genome has a segment encoding these proteins:
- a CDS encoding citrate synthase, with product MAATTYPNYSPGLEGVIAGISKICDIDSDKSLLIYRGYNVQDLAEYGSFEETAYLLLHGDLPTAAQLETFKETLRGERGVPSEIYTVLRAMPRDTHPMDLAKVAFAALAPHDPDYTNGDHDANVRKATRIVAKAPTLVAAAHRIRTGKDPIEPSSSLGHAANFLYMMEGSEPDDYTAKVMDASLTLYAEHGFNASTFACRVTVATLSDLYSGIVSGIGTLKGPLHGGANEEAMRMLIEIGDPANAEHWIRDALAQKKKVMGFGHREYKKGDSRAMYLTRIAKDIGQRKGNTKWGEVADILERVMLDEKNLHPNVDFPAAYAYYLLGIPIDLYTPIFVIARVSGWSAHAIEQLDNNRLIRPTCIYEGSGLRDWVALGDRN from the coding sequence ATGGCAGCGACCACCTACCCGAATTACAGCCCCGGTCTTGAAGGCGTGATCGCGGGGATCAGCAAGATTTGCGATATCGACAGCGACAAGAGCCTTCTCATCTACCGAGGTTACAACGTACAAGACCTCGCCGAATATGGTAGCTTCGAGGAGACCGCTTACCTGCTCCTTCACGGCGACTTGCCGACCGCGGCTCAACTTGAGACCTTCAAAGAAACCCTGCGAGGCGAGCGCGGAGTTCCGTCGGAAATCTACACGGTGCTGCGGGCGATGCCCCGCGACACGCATCCGATGGACCTTGCGAAAGTCGCCTTCGCGGCTCTTGCGCCCCACGACCCCGATTACACCAACGGCGACCACGATGCCAACGTCCGCAAGGCGACGCGCATTGTCGCCAAAGCGCCCACCCTCGTAGCGGCCGCGCACCGGATTCGGACCGGAAAGGACCCGATCGAACCGAGTTCATCACTCGGCCATGCGGCGAACTTCCTGTACATGATGGAGGGCAGCGAGCCCGACGATTACACGGCCAAGGTCATGGACGCCTCGCTCACGCTGTATGCGGAACACGGGTTCAACGCCTCCACGTTCGCCTGCCGCGTGACCGTCGCCACGCTCAGCGACCTCTACAGCGGAATCGTGAGCGGGATAGGCACCCTCAAGGGACCCTTGCACGGCGGCGCCAATGAAGAGGCGATGAGGATGCTGATCGAAATCGGCGACCCTGCGAACGCCGAGCACTGGATTCGAGACGCTCTCGCGCAGAAGAAAAAGGTCATGGGATTCGGCCATCGCGAGTATAAGAAGGGCGACAGCCGTGCGATGTACCTGACGCGAATCGCCAAGGACATCGGCCAGCGCAAGGGCAACACCAAGTGGGGAGAAGTCGCTGACATCCTCGAAAGGGTCATGCTCGACGAAAAGAACCTGCACCCGAACGTGGACTTCCCCGCGGCATACGCTTACTATTTGCTCGGCATCCCGATCGACCTCTACACCCCGATCTTCGTGATCGCGCGGGTGTCGGGCTGGAGCGCGCACGCCATCGAGCAACTGGACAACAACCGCCTGATTCGCCCGACCTGCATCTACGAAGGCTCCGGTCTGCGAGATTGGGTCGCCCTGGGCGATCGGAACTAA
- a CDS encoding methylisocitrate lyase, translating to MLRPPLKRPGQVLRDLMSHGTVLAPGVFSALSARAAHAAGAKALYLSGAGVTNSLLAAPDIGLLGLDEMSAQARFVTQAAPLPVIADADTGYGEAWNVARTVVELERAGLAGIHLEDQVNPKRCGHLDGKQIVPTGQMVSKVRAAVDSKSDDSFLIVARTDARGVEGLSQAIDRARAYVDAGADMVFPEGLESESEFEAFRSAFDVPLLANMTEYGKTPLLPLSRFQSLGYNLVIFPMSAFRVMLRSMCEAYEELIRSGSQAALLERMKTRSELYELIEYAEYTKQDALWSGSGPTEDN from the coding sequence ATGCTGCGTCCCCCGCTCAAGAGGCCCGGCCAGGTTCTGCGCGACCTCATGTCGCACGGCACCGTGCTCGCTCCCGGCGTTTTCAGCGCGCTTTCGGCACGCGCCGCCCACGCTGCGGGCGCAAAAGCGCTCTACCTTTCGGGCGCGGGAGTCACCAATAGCCTCCTCGCCGCACCCGATATCGGTCTGCTGGGACTCGACGAAATGAGCGCCCAAGCGCGATTCGTGACTCAAGCCGCCCCTCTGCCAGTCATCGCGGACGCCGACACAGGGTATGGCGAGGCCTGGAACGTCGCAAGAACGGTGGTCGAACTCGAACGGGCGGGCCTAGCGGGGATCCACCTCGAGGATCAGGTCAACCCTAAACGGTGTGGCCACCTCGACGGAAAGCAGATCGTCCCAACAGGTCAGATGGTCTCGAAGGTGCGGGCCGCTGTGGACTCGAAGTCCGACGATTCGTTTCTGATCGTCGCACGGACGGACGCGCGCGGCGTCGAGGGACTCAGCCAAGCGATCGACCGGGCGCGCGCGTATGTCGACGCCGGCGCGGACATGGTCTTCCCAGAAGGACTCGAATCCGAATCCGAGTTCGAAGCGTTTCGCAGCGCGTTCGATGTGCCGCTTTTGGCCAACATGACAGAGTACGGAAAGACTCCCCTCCTCCCCCTTTCTCGGTTCCAATCACTTGGGTACAATTTGGTTATCTTTCCGATGTCGGCCTTTCGCGTAATGCTGAGGTCGATGTGCGAAGCGTACGAAGAGTTGATTCGATCTGGCTCTCAAGCCGCTCTTCTTGAGCGAATGAAGACGCGGAGCGAACTCTACGAACTCATCGAGTATGCCGAGTACACGAAGCAGGATGCGCTCTGGTCCGGCTCGGGACCGACAGAAGACAATTGA